AAATTTTGACGGCGCTCGTCGCCATCGAGAAAGGCAATCCGGACGATGTCGTCACGGTAGGCGACGAGGTTCGTCTGCGCGAGCCGGACGAAAGCTCGGCCGGACTCGTGGAGGGCGAGCAGATCAAGCTTCGCGACCTGCTGGCCGCGCTGCTGCTGCCGTCCGGCAACGATGCGGCGCGTACGGTCGCCCGGTATATCGCAACAATCGAAACCGGGAAAAACGTATCGGCCGAGGAAGGGATCCGCTATTTCGCCGGGCTGATGAACGAGAAGGCGCGCAGTCTCGGCGCGACCGAGTCGCATTTTGTCAATCCGCATGGACTGCAGGACCCGGACCATTATACGACGGCGCGCGATCTCGCCCTGATCGCCCGTGCCGGCAGGAGCAATCCGATGCTGCGGCAGATCGTCGCCGAAACGGCCCATACCGTCCGCACGCCGCAGGTGACGCAAACGTACGTGAACCGGAATCAGCTGCTTAACCGCAGCAGCGAATTTTACGACAAATCCGCAAGCGGCATGAAAACGGGCTTTACGAACGAAGCCGGCTATTGTCTTGTCGCCTCGGCGACACGCGGCGGCCGGAGCCTGATCGCCGTC
This genomic window from Paenibacillus humicola contains:
- a CDS encoding D-alanyl-D-alanine carboxypeptidase family protein, producing the protein MTAAAWMKKTLRLTLAFAALFLFLSHWTMLAEKADALKRRIASIDLKTGSVPAPRLQGEAAYLLDERTGAMLYGKNIHERLYPASTTKILTALVAIEKGNPDDVVTVGDEVRLREPDESSAGLVEGEQIKLRDLLAALLLPSGNDAARTVARYIATIETGKNVSAEEGIRYFAGLMNEKARSLGATESHFVNPHGLQDPDHYTTARDLALIARAGRSNPMLRQIVAETAHTVRTPQVTQTYVNRNQLLNRSSEFYDKSASGMKTGFTNEAGYCLVASATRGGRSLIAVVLHSSENGVWNDAERLLEYGFAST